In Anopheles gambiae chromosome 2, idAnoGambNW_F1_1, whole genome shotgun sequence, a single window of DNA contains:
- the LOC1271602 gene encoding mediator of RNA polymerase II transcription subunit 28 isoform X2, protein MASSSNVGSGNLVDELEEAFQSCIHALTKEESATGIDKDEIKVEVDQTTLKFIDLARQMEAFFLQKRFLLSALKPDLLLKEENFDLKQEIGRKDELIRKHYEKIESWKQLLSDQQNFNKPIQSMPPDMRGNLAGGAPGGGPAGMMASGGMNLPMQMQSQHQQQQMQQMQVQQQQMQQQMQQSMPMGASNAQMFQQGGIPRGVGQAGGGPGFPPGAGPNLQGPLAYLEKTASNIDLVGLGDGRR, encoded by the exons ATGGCGTCCTCGTCGAACGTTGGCAGTGGCAATTTGGTGGACGAACTCGAGGAAGCATTTCAG TCGTGTATTCACGCGCTAACGAAGGAAGAATCGGCCACTGGAATCGACAAGGATGAAATCAAGGTAGAGGTGGATCAAACCACGCTCAAGTTCATCGATCTCGCCCGGCAGATGGAAGCGTTCTTTCTGCAGAAGCGGTTTCTGCTGTCCGCCCTCAAACCGGATCTGCTGCTGAAGGAGGAAAACTTCGACCTAAAGCAAGAAATCGGCCGAAAGGATGAGCTGATACGCAAGCATTACGAGAAGATTGAGTCCTGGAAGCAGCTGCTCTCGGATCAGCAGAACTTTAACAAACCGATCCAATCGATGCCGCCGGACATGCGTGGCAATCTGGCCGGTGGTGCACCCGGTGGTGGCCCTGCCGGGATGATGGCAAGCGGCGGCATGAACCTGCCCATGCAG ATGCAGagccagcatcagcagcagcaaatgcagcagatgcaggtgcagcagcaacagatgcAACAGCAAATGCAGCAATCGATGCCGATGGGCGCCTCCAATGCGCAAATGTTTCAGCAGGGTGGCATCCCGCGGGGCGTCGGACAGGCGGGTGGGGGCCCCGGTTTCCCCCCGGGCGCTGGTCCGAATCTTCAGGGCCCGCTGGCTTACTTGGAGAAAACGGCTAGCAATATAG ATCTAGTGGGCCTGGGAGACGGTCGAAGGTGA
- the LOC1271602 gene encoding mediator of RNA polymerase II transcription subunit 28 isoform X1, whose translation MASSSNVGSGNLVDELEEAFQSCIHALTKEESATGIDKDEIKVEVDQTTLKFIDLARQMEAFFLQKRFLLSALKPDLLLKEENFDLKQEIGRKDELIRKHYEKIESWKQLLSDQQNFNKPIQSMPPDMRGNLAGGAPGGGPAGMMASGGMNLPMQMQSQHQQQQMQQMQVQQQQMQQQMQQSMPMGASNAQMFQQGGIPRGVGQAGGGPGFPPGAGPNLQGPLAYLEKTASNIGEPTVRIGPTGGVRGFRRRAVDLTQFSMLLLLPDLVGLGDGRR comes from the exons ATGGCGTCCTCGTCGAACGTTGGCAGTGGCAATTTGGTGGACGAACTCGAGGAAGCATTTCAG TCGTGTATTCACGCGCTAACGAAGGAAGAATCGGCCACTGGAATCGACAAGGATGAAATCAAGGTAGAGGTGGATCAAACCACGCTCAAGTTCATCGATCTCGCCCGGCAGATGGAAGCGTTCTTTCTGCAGAAGCGGTTTCTGCTGTCCGCCCTCAAACCGGATCTGCTGCTGAAGGAGGAAAACTTCGACCTAAAGCAAGAAATCGGCCGAAAGGATGAGCTGATACGCAAGCATTACGAGAAGATTGAGTCCTGGAAGCAGCTGCTCTCGGATCAGCAGAACTTTAACAAACCGATCCAATCGATGCCGCCGGACATGCGTGGCAATCTGGCCGGTGGTGCACCCGGTGGTGGCCCTGCCGGGATGATGGCAAGCGGCGGCATGAACCTGCCCATGCAG ATGCAGagccagcatcagcagcagcaaatgcagcagatgcaggtgcagcagcaacagatgcAACAGCAAATGCAGCAATCGATGCCGATGGGCGCCTCCAATGCGCAAATGTTTCAGCAGGGTGGCATCCCGCGGGGCGTCGGACAGGCGGGTGGGGGCCCCGGTTTCCCCCCGGGCGCTGGTCCGAATCTTCAGGGCCCGCTGGCTTACTTGGAGAAAACGGCTAGCAATATAGGTGAGCCAACTGTCCGGATCGGTCCTACTGGTGGTGTACGCGGGTTTAGGAGACGGGCGGTGGACTTAACGCAATTCTCGATGCTACTTCTACTTCCAGATCTAGTGGGCCTGGGAGACGGTCGAAGGTGA